Below is a window of Stygiolobus azoricus DNA.
GGAAGTATCCTGCAGTTATTCCTAACTGGTTTATAGCAGTGCCTCCTATTCCGTAGAAGTATTCTTCCCAGAACCATGAATTAGGAGGTGGTGCAATTAAGTCATGGGTATTTACGATAACCTGCTGGCTCTCATATACCAGAGGTAATGCAGGTAAGTAGTAGTTCAAAGCATAAGCCATCTCATCGTTAGCAGATATAAGTTCTGAGGAAGAGTTCGGAGCTATTGTGGCCTTGTACAAACTAGTGACATTAACTTGAGTTCCGTTAGGTAATTTTACTATTCCGTCCCACTGAGTTACGTTATAAGGTATTCCGTTTAGATACTGAGTCTCTAAGAACCAGTCTACTGTTCCTGGATAGTAGCCTCCCCATGCTTGCATGACTAGATCGTACCCTTGACCCGTCTCATAATCTTTCAATAACACACTGCTAACAGTCTGTACATAATAAGACGTTGGTATTCCGAACGAAGTTAGTTCATTCTCTATTACATTTAACATATTGATCAATCCCGGTCCAGGTGAGAAAGGTACTAATATAGTTAACGTGAATGGCGTTCCGTTAGGAGTATACCATTGCCCGTTCTTCATAGTGAACCCGACGCTCTCCAGTAACTGTGCTGCTTTCTGCAGGTTAGTATTATATGGATTAAGATTCTCTACTGCAGGAGTTATAAACTGCTTATAGTACGTGAAGTTCGGTATTCCGTTAGGTATCGGTACTGGTGAATATTTAGGACCTCCAGCAAGTACTATTGAAGTTCTGTTAAGAACATATGCAATAGCTTGCCTTACTTGAACCATAGATAACCATGGATTCTTGAAATTGAAATACAAGGCATATCCACCTGGATTAGGAATGTTAATTACTTCATAATAAGACGGCAAGCTAGATATCAAAGTTGAGGGCAAGGACATGAAAGCACTATACTCTATGGATACTTGACCATTCAAAACTGCAGCCTCTGCTGAGGACACTGAAGAGAACTGATAGATTACGACTTGGTTGAACTTTATGTTATTCGCAGCGAAGTAGTAGGGGTTCTTGTCAAGTATTATCTCATTAGGGGTGATTTCAGCAACGTAGAACGGGCCGTTATAGTTAGCTGATATAGGACCTGGCGGTACGTAGCTATGAAGCTCTTGCCTGAATTTCTTTATAAGTGTAGTATTGCCCTGCTGTAGTTGACTCCAATTACCCTCTATTTGTTGTATCAGGGGTTTATACTGGAAGTAGCTAGTAATTAGAGCTACTTCTCCAAGACCTATAGTATCTAGATACGTAAATGGAAGCAAATAGGGAGAGAGAGTTCCCGGTGGGTAAGATATCACAATAGTGTAGTTGTTTATAACCGTGTAATTTGGATATGGAGGAGCCCCTAATATGTCAAGGATCAAACTCGTGGCAAGGATATCGTAAGCCGTTACTGGTGCACCATTAGCCCATCCAGAATGTCTCAGAGTCATTGTAACATTAACAGTCTCATTTTTCCATACCTGCTCCCAGTTAGGTGGAGAGAAGCTCCAATTCTCTATAAGACAAGGTATTATACCGTTATTTGAAACATTAAGAAGGGCTGTATATGCGTAGACTAACCCGTAGAATGAGCCGCCTAAACCTCCGGCGAATAAGTTTGGATTATAAGTTGAAAGGCTTTGGAATGGATGTGGCGTAACCCAGGCTATATATAACGTATTTGAGGTGTTCGTTTGTGCTAATGTTGTTATAGAAGATGTTAAGGGGACTAAGAGTATTAAAACAATTCCCAATGTTAAATACTTTGATAGTTTGTGTGAGTTCATACTATCTCTGATAAACATGTAAACATCATTATATTTAAACCTTTAATCTTTTTTCGGAATAGTCTATCATTTAACAAATCTTTTAGTTCATAAAATATTAACTAACAAGACTCCACGATCTGCTTACATTTCAATGTTTAACGTAAAAATTTCTCATTTCTACATTAACTTTCTACTTAATACTGAGAGAGCTCATTAAGGTGATCAGTCGGAATTACATAATCCTCATCTTTTTTATGAACTAACTGAGCATCTCTTACTACATTATCATTTTAATGCCGTAAATAATGTGTATAATGATGAGATCTATAGGTATACTCTCACAAGCATGGAGAAAGGAGAAAATAGAAGAATTAAAGGCAATTGCGGAAATGGCTGGAAAAATGGGATTTAATGAAATTTGGTCTGGAATAGACCCACACTATGTTGAAGGAATAAAGGAGATTGCTAAAATTGCCGAAAAGTACAACATGTACTTTTTCGTTGACATTAATCCTGATATATTAAGGGATTTTGGAGCATCCCCATCTAACCTTAAGATA
It encodes the following:
- a CDS encoding ABC transporter substrate-binding protein, translated to MNSHKLSKYLTLGIVLILLVPLTSSITTLAQTNTSNTLYIAWVTPHPFQSLSTYNPNLFAGGLGGSFYGLVYAYTALLNVSNNGIIPCLIENWSFSPPNWEQVWKNETVNVTMTLRHSGWANGAPVTAYDILATSLILDILGAPPYPNYTVINNYTIVISYPPGTLSPYLLPFTYLDTIGLGEVALITSYFQYKPLIQQIEGNWSQLQQGNTTLIKKFRQELHSYVPPGPISANYNGPFYVAEITPNEIILDKNPYYFAANNIKFNQVVIYQFSSVSSAEAAVLNGQVSIEYSAFMSLPSTLISSLPSYYEVINIPNPGGYALYFNFKNPWLSMVQVRQAIAYVLNRTSIVLAGGPKYSPVPIPNGIPNFTYYKQFITPAVENLNPYNTNLQKAAQLLESVGFTMKNGQWYTPNGTPFTLTILVPFSPGPGLINMLNVIENELTSFGIPTSYYVQTVSSVLLKDYETGQGYDLVMQAWGGYYPGTVDWFLETQYLNGIPYNVTQWDGIVKLPNGTQVNVTSLYKATIAPNSSSELISANDEMAYALNYYLPALPLVYESQQVIVNTHDLIAPPPNSWFWEEYFYGIGGTAINQLGITAGYFQPVTTSVTTTSTSSTTSVPTTVSVSTTTTTITITTSSSNTLAIAAVAVVIIIIVIIAAVLALRRRR